GGGCACAAAGGACGGCTGGGACAGGACAGCCCGAAGCAGCGTCTGCCGGAGAGGCCCGGTCGATGAGGCAGGAAACCCCTTTCGGGAGGAGGGGGTGGTTCCCCAAGTTGGGAGGTCTTTTCATTTAGGCGGTAAAGGGGGTTAAGACAGTATGTGTGAGCAAAACACCGTCAGGGCCGAAGTGAGCCAGGTCGCGGCCACCGCCGATCCCGCTCCGCTCGGACTCGGCGGGTTCGCCCTGACAACTTTCGTGCTGAGCATGTCCAACGCCAAGTTTGTTGTGGGCGAGGCATTCCTGGGGCTCGCCTTTTTCTACGGGGGACTCGCCCAGCTGCTGGCCGGAATGCAGGAGTACAAAAAGAACAACGTCTTTGGCGCGACTGCCTTCTCCACGTACGGGGCTTTCTGGATGTCCCTCGCCTTGATGACTTTACTCGTAGCGTGCGGCGTCCCCGTAAAGTGGGGCGGGTCGCTCACAGGGATCTTCCTGATCGGCTTCACCATCTTCAACACCTATATGTGGATCGGTTCTTTCCGGGTAAGCGTCGCCGTCTGTGCAATCTTCACGACCTTAGAGATCACCTTTATCCTGCTGGACCTGGCAGAATTCGGCCTGATCTCCAGCGTGCCCGGAGGAATTATGGGTATTATCTGCGCCTTCACTGCCTGGTATACTTCAGCAGCAGGAGTCCTCAACACTGTTTATAAGCGCACCGTGCTGCCCGTAGGTCCCTTGAGCAAATAAAACCTTTCCCCAGCCCGGCCTCAAAATAAAACCCGGCCTCCGGCTTCTTGCCCGAGTGCCGGGTTTTTTTGTCCGCGAAACGGAAAAAGGGCGCGGCAAAAAAGTTATTCGGTGAGAAAGCGGACGATCCCCCGGGCGATGGCTGCGGCAGCCTGCCGCTGGAACTCGGGATTGGCGAGCAGCTGCTCCTCGGCGGGATTGCTGAGGAAGGCAACCTCCACCAGGGCGGCGGGCATCGCGGTGTACCTCAGCACCGCGAAATTGGCTTCAAAGATCCCGGCATCCCGCAGCCCCAGGGCCCGGACGAGCTCCTCCTGGAGCAGCCGGGCCAGGTACAGGCGTACCTCCCGCTCGGGGCCGGGTGTGGTGTCTGGAGGGGCGTAGGTATAAGTTCCTGTCCCTCCGACAGCCGCATTGGAGGCAGAGTTGGCGTGAATGCTCACAAAAACATCGGCCTGGCTGGCGTTTGCCTTATCGGCGCGCTCCCGCAACTCTACTTCCTGATCCCCATCCCTGGTCAAAACCACCTCAAGACCCTGCTCCCGGAGCGCCTCTGCCGCCAGCAGGGCAATCGCCAGGTTGACGTCCTTTTCCCGGATGCCGGAGGGCCCGATCGCCCCGGGGTCGCGCCCCCCGTGCCCCGGATCGAGAACCACCCGGCGCCCGGCCAGCCCCGAAATTCTGATCCTGATCAGAAGCTCCCGGGCACCGGCGCGGGGCTCTGCTGTAAAAGAAGCACCCCCTGCCGCCTCCACCACGAGGCGGACCACATCCGGCTGGTACTGCCCGAGGCGCGCCTCGCCAGGCTCCGGGAAGTTCGCCTCCCTTTTCCAGCCCAGCAGAGCGGGGTGCAAAACAAAACCAGAAAAATCGAAAACGAGCCGCCGCGGACTGCGCAGGGTAAAAGCACGGTAGGCAAGGGGGGCCGTCCCCCGCAGGGTGATCAGAAAAGTTTCCCCTTCGAGAGCGGCTTCCGCCTGCAAGATCTGATAAGGGATGACCACCCGCAACTCCCCTGCAGCAGGCGTTTCCACCTGGTAAAAAACAGGCAGGGGGTTTTCTTCGAAAAGAAGCTCCACTTCGGCAGCGCCAGCCTCACCCTCAGGGAAACGGGTGACAACCTGCTCCAGCCCGGCTTCCCGGACATCTATCTCCAGGGGAGAGCGGACGACCGTAACCCCGGGGACGGTTACGGTCAGGCGCCGGGGGTTTTCCTTCTCCTCCCACTTGCAGGCAGCTTCTCTATTGACCGATAGGGTGACCACAAGCCGCCCCGGCTCCCGCCCCACCTTCACCTCAAGCGTAGAGGGCTCGTCCCGGCTGGGGGGTGGTGCTTCGTACACCTGAACCAGCCAGCCGGCAATCCACCCTCTTTTTCCCTGAAATTCTACCTCGTACCAGTTGCTGCTGCTGCGCGCCCGCGCCCGGAGGACATCTCCGGCGCGCACCTGGCCCAGAAGAGGGTAACCGGTCCCCGGCCCCGACCTGATGTTGACGATCTCCTCTTTTACCACCAGGTAAACCGAAACAGGAGTGATTTCCTGCCCACCCCGGGCGCGGCCCACCATCACGGCCGCCTCCGCCCTCGTAATGGAGCGGGTGGGGCGAAACGTCCCGTCGGGATAACCCCCCAGGATCCCCTTCGATACAAGCGCGGCCACCGCGGGGCGCGCCCAGCTCTCGATCTTCCCGGCATCGGCAAACCCCAGGCTTTCCCTCCCCTCCAGGCGAAGCAGCCTCGCCAGAAGACAGGCTGCCTCCTGGCGGGTGACGGCCTTTTGGGGCTTGAAGCTTCCGTCGGGGTAGCCCTGGGCATAGCCGGCCTCCAGGGCAGCCTGCACCTCTCGGGCAAACCAGTCTTCAGGTTTCACATCTTTGAAAAGGGCCCGCGCCCCCTGAGTTGACTTCACGTGGAAAGCGGCGTTGACCAGCGTTACGAACTCGGCGCGGGTCACCGCCCGGTCGGGCCGGAAGGTCCCATCCGGGTACCCCTTCAGGTAGCCCCCGGCAACCGCCTTCTGAATCTCCCCGGCCGCCCAGTGCCCCTCCAAATCGGCAAACCCCCCGGCAAAGGCCAGGGGTGTGATCGCAAAAAAGCAGCTCAGAACCACGGCCCCTAAGAAGAAAAGAAAAAGGGCCGCCGGTGTCAGGAAGCCTCTTCCCACCGGGAGACCCCAGTCAAAATTTTTTCGCCCATTTTTCGACGCGGACCCTGCCATCCGAACCCACCCTTGCTGCATCTTGCTTGATTTTTTTGCAAATGGCGATTTCGACACCAATTTCCAAATTTCCTGCCGGAAACAAGGGTGGGAAAAAATAAGTTATTTATTAATTTTTAACAAAGGTCAGATTCCGGAGCAGCGGTTCATCCACGGGGATGTGGCCGGCCAGGGTTTTGCGGAGCTGGCCCTCCACCAGGATCCTGACCCTTGCCACGGTAGGGAACTCCGTCAGGGTATTCACAACCGCGTAAACGGCCAGCGCCTCCGCCTTCGGATCCTGCCCGGGGATTTTTGTGGCTGCCCGGTTTAAATCAACAATGCACAGGCCGTCAGGCCTGATATTCAGGTCCCGGACCTCCGTCCCGGCCGGGAGGCTCGGCCTGAGATCCTTGCCGGCAGGCCCCGCGCAGAGGGCTTCCAGCGCCGCCCTTGCGATGCCGGGAACCTTCACGACCTCCCGGGTTTCCCGGATAAGGTAGCGTCCCGCCTGGTCCGTAAAATAAAGAGTCACCTTCGTTTTTTCCGGCCCCTCCGGAGGGGCACCCAAATCCTCGGGGAGCAGATCCGGCAAACTCTCCGACTGCGCCGGGGCGCGGCCCTGCTTCATCCCCCGCAGCCTCTCGGCCAGGTCGCACCCCCCGGTGGCAAGCAGGGCAAAGAGCAATCCTGCCAGTACCAGGAAACCCAAACGCAGCCTCGCGCTCCGCCTCTCCTCCTCCCGCAGCTGCTCGAAATTCCTCATACAAACCCTCCTTCCTTTAAATGGTTGTCCTTCCTGGATCATCCTATGCCCGGAAGGAGGATTTTATGACTGCGGATTCAAGCCGAGGGGAGTTCAACACGGCTGTAGGAAAGCCTGGGAAAACAGAGGATAAACGAGGTCCCCTCCTCTTCGTTGCTCTCCACCCAGATCTTCCCGCGGTTTTTCTCAACGAGATTCTTCACAATGTAAAGACCGAGCCCCTCTCCCTTTCCGGCTTTTGTGGTGAAGCCTTTTTGAAAGATCTTGCCCAGATACTCGCGGGGAATGAGGGGGCGGAAGTTTGTGATCCTGATCACATAAGCGTTCTGCTCCTCTCTCATTTCAAAATAAATGCGCCGCTGCTCCGGGGGAACTGCCTCCACCGCGTCCAGGGCATTGTCGATCAGGTTCCCCAGCACCCGTGAAAAATCAAGAGGGGAAATTCCGAGCAGCATCAAATCGGTTTTTAAGTCAACGGCAAAGGAAATGCCTGAGGCCTCAGCCTGGGCTATCTTGCGCATAAGCAGCCCCGCAATCTCGGGCCGGTGCATTAAGGTGTTGAATACCTTTGAAGA
The window above is part of the Bacillota bacterium genome. Proteins encoded here:
- a CDS encoding acetate uptake transporter, encoding MCEQNTVRAEVSQVAATADPAPLGLGGFALTTFVLSMSNAKFVVGEAFLGLAFFYGGLAQLLAGMQEYKKNNVFGATAFSTYGAFWMSLALMTLLVACGVPVKWGGSLTGIFLIGFTIFNTYMWIGSFRVSVAVCAIFTTLEITFILLDLAEFGLISSVPGGIMGIICAFTAWYTSAAGVLNTVYKRTVLPVGPLSK
- a CDS encoding AMIN domain-containing protein, whose amino-acid sequence is MGRGFLTPAALFLFFLGAVVLSCFFAITPLAFAGGFADLEGHWAAGEIQKAVAGGYLKGYPDGTFRPDRAVTRAEFVTLVNAAFHVKSTQGARALFKDVKPEDWFAREVQAALEAGYAQGYPDGSFKPQKAVTRQEAACLLARLLRLEGRESLGFADAGKIESWARPAVAALVSKGILGGYPDGTFRPTRSITRAEAAVMVGRARGGQEITPVSVYLVVKEEIVNIRSGPGTGYPLLGQVRAGDVLRARARSSSNWYEVEFQGKRGWIAGWLVQVYEAPPPSRDEPSTLEVKVGREPGRLVVTLSVNREAACKWEEKENPRRLTVTVPGVTVVRSPLEIDVREAGLEQVVTRFPEGEAGAAEVELLFEENPLPVFYQVETPAAGELRVVIPYQILQAEAALEGETFLITLRGTAPLAYRAFTLRSPRRLVFDFSGFVLHPALLGWKREANFPEPGEARLGQYQPDVVRLVVEAAGGASFTAEPRAGARELLIRIRISGLAGRRVVLDPGHGGRDPGAIGPSGIREKDVNLAIALLAAEALREQGLEVVLTRDGDQEVELRERADKANASQADVFVSIHANSASNAAVGGTGTYTYAPPDTTPGPEREVRLYLARLLQEELVRALGLRDAGIFEANFAVLRYTAMPAALVEVAFLSNPAEEQLLANPEFQRQAAAAIARGIVRFLTE
- a CDS encoding GerMN domain-containing protein, with the translated sequence MRNFEQLREEERRSARLRLGFLVLAGLLFALLATGGCDLAERLRGMKQGRAPAQSESLPDLLPEDLGAPPEGPEKTKVTLYFTDQAGRYLIRETREVVKVPGIARAALEALCAGPAGKDLRPSLPAGTEVRDLNIRPDGLCIVDLNRAATKIPGQDPKAEALAVYAVVNTLTEFPTVARVRILVEGQLRKTLAGHIPVDEPLLRNLTFVKN
- a CDS encoding GHKL domain-containing protein, coding for MGSVKLPFDRRAILLLNVILAQAFLVLFFGVLQFWNVFDLLQERALTALAAFYVAAGGFFSLVAIFMLRNVVQLVRAQAEAEVNRVRLQETRQMVDMLRAQRHDFLNHLQVIYGLIQVGKSDVVEDYISQVNEEIQKSSKVFNTLMHRPEIAGLLMRKIAQAEASGISFAVDLKTDLMLLGISPLDFSRVLGNLIDNALDAVEAVPPEQRRIYFEMREEQNAYVIRITNFRPLIPREYLGKIFQKGFTTKAGKGEGLGLYIVKNLVEKNRGKIWVESNEEEGTSFILCFPRLSYSRVELPSA